In the Streptomyces formicae genome, one interval contains:
- a CDS encoding alpha-hydroxy acid oxidase, translating into MASTVADLLCLADVERAAAAVLPADVRDFVAGGSGAETTLDANRAALDRVFLVPRVLRDVSECSTRAQLLGRPYRMPVALAPVAYQRLLHPEGELASARAAKAAGVPFTASTLSSVTLEQLTAIGGSVWFQLYWLREPGRSLDLVDRAADAGAEAVVLTVDVPWMGRRLRDVRNRFALPDRVRAAHLDGRPSAAHRAPSGAGSALAAHTGAAFSPALTWSAVAQVRERTRLPLALKGVLAPEDAVRAVECGVDAVVVSNHGGRQLDGAVPSADALPAVVAAVADRCEVLLDSGVRTGTDVLRALALGASGVLIGRPPLWGLALAGERGVRHVLDLLAAEFKDALGLAGCTDVSTATHLRTMRATP; encoded by the coding sequence GTGGCTTCCACCGTCGCTGACCTGCTCTGCCTGGCCGACGTCGAGCGGGCGGCCGCCGCGGTGCTGCCCGCCGACGTACGGGACTTCGTGGCAGGGGGCAGCGGCGCGGAGACGACGCTCGACGCCAACCGGGCCGCCCTGGACCGGGTGTTCCTCGTCCCCAGGGTGCTCCGTGACGTGTCGGAGTGCTCGACGCGGGCGCAACTGCTCGGGCGTCCGTACCGGATGCCGGTGGCCCTGGCGCCGGTCGCCTATCAGCGGCTCCTGCACCCCGAGGGCGAGTTGGCCTCGGCCCGTGCGGCGAAGGCCGCGGGGGTGCCGTTCACCGCGAGCACGCTGAGCAGCGTGACCCTGGAGCAGCTCACGGCGATCGGCGGGAGCGTCTGGTTCCAGTTGTACTGGCTGCGTGAGCCGGGCCGCTCGCTCGACCTGGTCGACCGGGCGGCGGACGCGGGCGCGGAGGCGGTGGTGCTCACCGTGGACGTGCCGTGGATGGGGCGCAGGCTGCGCGACGTACGCAACCGCTTCGCGCTGCCGGACCGGGTGCGGGCCGCGCACCTCGACGGTCGTCCTTCGGCGGCGCACCGGGCCCCGTCCGGCGCGGGCTCGGCGCTCGCCGCCCACACGGGCGCGGCGTTCTCGCCCGCGCTGACGTGGTCGGCCGTCGCGCAGGTGCGCGAGCGCACCCGTCTGCCGCTGGCCCTCAAGGGCGTGCTGGCCCCCGAGGACGCGGTGCGCGCCGTGGAGTGCGGGGTCGACGCCGTGGTGGTGTCCAACCACGGGGGCCGCCAGCTGGACGGCGCCGTACCGAGCGCCGACGCGCTGCCCGCCGTGGTGGCGGCCGTCGCCGACCGCTGCGAGGTCCTCCTGGACAGCGGCGTGCGCACCGGCACGGACGTCCTCAGGGCGCTGGCCCTGGGCGCGTCCGGCGTCCTGATCGGCCGCCCACCGCTCTGGGGCCTGGCCCTGGCGGGCGAGCGGGGCGTACGCCACGTGCTCGACCTCCTAGCAGCAGAGTTCAAAGACGCCCTGGGCCTGGCAGGCTGCACGGACGTAAGCACGGCAACCCACCTACGCACGATGCGGGCGACCCCTTAA
- the hppD gene encoding 4-hydroxyphenylpyruvate dioxygenase encodes MRDLSKAADPLADLSIDYVELYVEDVDAAASSWVERYGFAVVGTGASADHRGIALRHGKIALVVTEALSEQHPASAYVLEHGDGVADIALRTADVEAAFDAAVARGAHAHRRPERHAAEGGPGVTAALRGFGDLVHTLVQRDPAAPSGLPAGFEPVPGADDEGAGDVGLVDLDHIAVCLNAGDLEPMVDYYCDTLGFRSIFEEHIVVGTQAMDSTAVQGASGTVTLTLIEPDTSAASGQVDDFLKSHQGAGVQHLAFSARDAVDSVRALSDRGVTFLRTPSSYYDRLGRRVDLSEGRLEDLRATNVLAAEDHDGQLFQIFTASAHARGTLFFEIIERQGSATFGSANIKALYEAVEVERTKQRGFHRR; translated from the coding sequence ATGCGGGATTTATCGAAAGCAGCGGATCCGCTCGCGGATCTCTCCATCGACTATGTCGAGTTGTACGTCGAAGACGTGGACGCGGCGGCGTCCTCCTGGGTCGAGCGGTACGGCTTCGCGGTGGTGGGGACCGGTGCGTCGGCGGACCATCGCGGCATCGCGCTGCGCCACGGGAAGATCGCCCTCGTCGTCACCGAGGCGTTGTCGGAACAGCACCCCGCCTCGGCGTACGTCCTCGAACACGGTGACGGCGTCGCCGACATCGCGCTGCGCACCGCCGACGTCGAGGCCGCGTTCGACGCGGCGGTCGCACGCGGCGCGCACGCCCATCGCCGCCCCGAACGGCACGCGGCCGAGGGCGGGCCCGGGGTCACCGCGGCGCTCCGCGGCTTCGGGGACCTCGTCCACACGCTCGTGCAGCGCGATCCCGCGGCACCGTCCGGACTGCCCGCCGGATTCGAACCGGTCCCCGGCGCGGACGACGAAGGGGCCGGTGACGTGGGCCTCGTCGACCTCGACCACATCGCGGTCTGCCTCAACGCGGGCGACCTCGAACCGATGGTCGACTACTACTGCGACACCCTCGGCTTCCGGAGCATCTTCGAGGAACACATCGTCGTCGGCACCCAGGCGATGGACTCGACGGCCGTGCAGGGCGCCTCCGGCACGGTGACCCTGACGCTCATCGAACCCGACACCTCGGCCGCCTCCGGGCAGGTCGACGACTTCCTCAAGAGCCACCAGGGCGCGGGCGTCCAGCACTTGGCGTTCTCGGCACGCGACGCGGTGGACTCGGTCCGTGCCCTCTCCGACCGCGGCGTCACCTTCCTGCGCACCCCCTCTTCGTACTACGACCGGCTCGGCCGCAGGGTCGATCTGAGCGAGGGGCGCCTGGAGGACCTGCGGGCGACGAACGTGCTCGCGGCGGAGGACCACGACGGTCAGCTCTTCCAGATCTTCACCGCCTCGGCCCACGCGCGGGGCACGCTGTTCTTCGAGATCATCGAGCGCCAGGGTTCCGCGACCTTCGGCAGCGCGAACATCAAGGCGCTGTACGAGGCGGTGGAGGTGGAGCGGACGAAGCAGCGTGGCTTCCACCGTCGCTGA
- a CDS encoding prephenate dehydrogenase, whose translation MRTMAVIGTGLIGTSVALAVRGRGVAVYLSDRTGAAARTAAALGAGVVATPQEPVDLAVIAVPPSQVCAVLIEAQERGLARCYTDVASVKAVPERAALSRAPAPDRYIGGHPLAGRERSGPLAARAELFLDRNWVLTPSPLTSDETFDLALELVELCGAVPVVMRSQEHDAAVAVTSHVPHLMASLIAARLREGPPALSLVAGQGLRDATRIAGGDSRLWGDILRSNAPAVAGVLKDLHTDLSRLVPALDALAGSDGGDRDQGMRTLVDLLDRGISGLAGIPGTGRAASADGQRVRVGVPDRPGELARLLAAVTELGVVAEDAAVDGAAGGGSGLAARFTVPGPVAERLVTGLRADGWEAVREHDARLPLLQE comes from the coding sequence ATGCGCACCATGGCCGTCATCGGCACGGGCCTGATCGGCACGTCGGTCGCGCTCGCCGTGCGCGGGCGGGGCGTGGCGGTGTACCTCTCCGACCGGACCGGGGCCGCCGCGAGGACGGCCGCGGCCCTCGGCGCGGGAGTGGTGGCCACGCCGCAGGAGCCGGTGGACCTGGCCGTCATCGCCGTACCGCCCAGCCAGGTGTGCGCCGTGCTCATCGAGGCGCAGGAGCGCGGTCTCGCCCGCTGTTACACCGACGTGGCCAGCGTGAAGGCGGTCCCGGAGCGCGCCGCGCTGAGCCGCGCCCCCGCCCCCGACCGCTACATCGGCGGGCACCCGCTCGCGGGCCGGGAGCGCTCGGGCCCGCTCGCGGCGCGCGCCGAGCTGTTCCTCGACCGCAACTGGGTGCTCACCCCGTCCCCGCTGACCTCGGACGAGACCTTCGACCTGGCTCTCGAACTGGTGGAGCTGTGCGGCGCCGTACCCGTCGTGATGCGCAGTCAGGAGCACGACGCGGCCGTCGCCGTGACCTCGCACGTACCGCACCTGATGGCCAGCCTGATCGCCGCCCGGCTGCGCGAGGGACCTCCCGCGCTCTCCCTGGTGGCCGGTCAGGGACTGCGTGACGCCACCCGGATCGCGGGCGGTGACTCGCGGCTCTGGGGCGACATCCTGCGGTCCAACGCGCCCGCCGTCGCGGGCGTCCTCAAGGACCTGCACACCGACCTGTCCCGCCTCGTCCCCGCGCTCGACGCGCTCGCCGGGTCGGACGGCGGGGATCGTGACCAGGGGATGCGTACGCTCGTGGACCTCCTGGACCGGGGCATCTCGGGTCTGGCCGGGATCCCGGGGACCGGGCGGGCCGCGTCGGCCGACGGGCAGCGGGTGCGGGTGGGCGTCCCGGACCGCCCCGGGGAGCTGGCCCGGCTCCTGGCCGCCGTGACGGAACTGGGCGTGGTGGCGGAGGACGCCGCCGTGGACGGCGCGGCGGGCGGCGGCTCCGGTCTTGCCGCGCGGTTCACCGTCCCGGGGCCGGTCGCCGAGCGGTTGGTGACCGGGCTGCGGGCCGACGGCTGGGAGGCCGTACGCGAACACGACGCGCGGCTCCCGTTGCTCCAGGAATGA
- a CDS encoding aminotransferase class I/II-fold pyridoxal phosphate-dependent enzyme, producing MAGQRSDGSARIVRGRGGKSGKSDTAAAPTAASGNSADPRNHGPGGNRGARGKDANRELFDRIGLRQRTPRTPRDPGTPDTGVKILDRPWSAPLVVGPLDAPARPGGEFAVVQAAGTAGLPAVISAFAERTFAELASATDAPLWLRTYAFADRDTARRLAEQAEGAGFGALLLAVGDRDDIRLRRVAAPVNLGWQGPVADVHALLGARADWSDVTDLRAATGLPLLVAGVRDAADALRALESGADGIVADALAALPEIARTVAGRCPVLLSGGVRRGADVLAALASGADAVFAGRPVLDGLRAGGRAGVTEALDGLVRELGEAMAFTGTGTVADIGPGLIRAAAPAPDVARPADARPVALRKSELHASLRDPVLDTMTFLNEITSRYPDAISFAPGRPYDGFFDSEQIFSHLRRYLNHLAEQGSSPQDIRTAMYQYGPTAGQIREIIADSLRADENIDVPAESVVVTVGAQEAMLLVLRALIGGPDDVLLVSSPCYVGIAGAARLLDIPVTPVEEREDGVSCADLEAVLRAEKARGRRPRAFYVVPDHSNPSGTTMGEAARAELLELAARHDLLILEDSPYRLVSPGPPLPTLKSMDRAHSVVHLGSFSKTVFPGARVGFVVADQPVIDDRGRTGLLADELAKIKSMVTVNTSSLSQAAVAGTLLAAGGRVSELNAAASQYYGDAMRATLRELDTRLPRERREALGVRWNEPAGGFFLTVRVPFRADNAALTRSAQDFGVIWTPMTYFHPGGGGLHGMRLSTSYLTPAQIAEGTARLVRFIEAESANPSRDETNEGTAQ from the coding sequence ATGGCGGGACAGCGCTCCGACGGCTCCGCGCGGATTGTGCGGGGGCGCGGCGGGAAGAGCGGGAAATCGGATACCGCTGCCGCTCCCACTGCTGCTTCCGGAAATTCGGCGGACCCGCGGAATCATGGACCGGGCGGAAATCGCGGTGCGCGCGGCAAGGACGCCAACCGCGAGCTGTTCGACCGCATCGGCCTGCGGCAGCGCACCCCGCGCACCCCGCGCGATCCCGGCACGCCCGATACGGGCGTGAAGATCCTCGACAGGCCCTGGTCGGCACCCCTGGTCGTCGGCCCGCTGGACGCGCCGGCGCGTCCAGGCGGCGAGTTCGCCGTCGTCCAGGCCGCGGGGACGGCCGGACTCCCCGCCGTGATCAGTGCCTTCGCCGAACGCACCTTCGCCGAACTGGCCTCGGCCACCGACGCCCCACTGTGGCTGCGCACCTACGCCTTCGCCGACCGGGACACGGCACGGCGGCTCGCCGAGCAGGCCGAGGGCGCCGGATTCGGCGCGCTGCTGCTGGCCGTCGGCGACCGCGACGACATCCGCCTCAGGCGCGTGGCGGCCCCCGTCAACCTCGGCTGGCAGGGCCCGGTCGCCGACGTGCACGCCCTGCTCGGCGCCCGCGCCGACTGGTCCGACGTGACCGACCTGCGCGCGGCCACAGGCCTGCCACTGCTCGTCGCGGGCGTCCGCGACGCGGCCGACGCGCTGCGCGCCCTGGAGAGCGGCGCCGACGGGATCGTGGCCGACGCCCTGGCCGCGCTGCCCGAGATCGCGCGGACCGTGGCGGGGCGCTGCCCCGTCCTGCTGAGCGGCGGCGTACGGCGCGGCGCGGACGTCCTGGCCGCGCTCGCGTCGGGCGCCGACGCGGTGTTCGCGGGACGCCCGGTCCTCGACGGGCTGCGAGCCGGTGGGCGCGCGGGCGTCACGGAGGCACTGGACGGTCTCGTACGGGAGTTGGGCGAGGCGATGGCGTTCACGGGGACCGGCACGGTCGCCGACATCGGACCCGGCCTGATCAGGGCCGCGGCCCCGGCGCCTGACGTGGCGCGGCCCGCCGACGCCCGGCCCGTGGCGCTGCGCAAGTCCGAACTGCACGCCAGCCTCCGCGATCCCGTCCTGGACACGATGACGTTCCTCAACGAGATCACCTCCCGCTATCCGGACGCGATCTCCTTCGCGCCGGGGCGGCCCTACGACGGGTTCTTCGACAGCGAGCAGATCTTCAGCCACCTGCGCCGCTACCTCAACCACCTCGCGGAGCAAGGGAGTTCGCCGCAGGACATCCGCACCGCGATGTACCAGTACGGGCCCACCGCCGGGCAGATCCGCGAGATCATCGCCGACTCGCTGCGCGCCGACGAGAACATCGACGTACCCGCCGAGTCCGTCGTGGTGACGGTCGGCGCCCAAGAGGCGATGCTCCTGGTGCTGCGCGCGCTCATCGGCGGGCCCGACGACGTACTCCTGGTCTCCAGCCCCTGCTACGTGGGGATCGCGGGCGCGGCCCGGCTCCTGGACATCCCCGTCACCCCGGTCGAGGAGCGCGAGGACGGCGTCTCCTGCGCCGACCTGGAGGCGGTGCTCAGGGCCGAGAAGGCGCGCGGCCGACGTCCCCGCGCCTTCTACGTCGTCCCCGACCACTCCAATCCCTCGGGCACCACGATGGGCGAGGCGGCCCGTGCCGAACTGCTCGAACTCGCCGCCCGGCACGACCTCCTCATCCTGGAGGACAGCCCCTACCGGCTCGTCAGCCCGGGGCCGCCGCTGCCGACCCTGAAGTCCATGGACCGCGCGCACTCGGTCGTGCACCTGGGCTCGTTCTCCAAGACGGTCTTCCCCGGCGCCCGGGTCGGCTTCGTCGTCGCCGACCAGCCCGTCATCGACGACCGGGGCCGCACCGGACTGCTCGCCGACGAACTCGCCAAGATCAAGAGCATGGTGACGGTCAACACGTCCTCGCTCAGCCAGGCCGCCGTCGCGGGCACGCTGCTCGCCGCGGGCGGCCGGGTCTCGGAGCTGAACGCGGCGGCGTCCCAGTACTACGGCGACGCCATGCGGGCCACGCTCAGGGAACTGGACACCCGGCTGCCGAGGGAGCGCAGGGAAGCGCTGGGCGTGCGGTGGAACGAACCCGCCGGCGGCTTCTTCCTGACCGTCCGCGTGCCCTTCCGCGCGGACAACGCGGCGCTGACCCGGTCGGCACAGGACTTCGGTGTCATCTGGACGCCGATGACGTACTTCCATCCCGGTGGCGGCGGCCTGCACGGCATGCGCCTGTCCACCAGCTACTTGACGCCCGCTCAGATCGCCGAGGGCACCGCGCGGCTCGTGCGCTTCATCGAGGCCGAATCCGCGAACCCGTCGCGCGACGAGACGAACGAAGGGACAGCACAGTGA
- the dpgA gene encoding 3,5-dihydroxyphenylacetyl-CoA synthase DpgA — MTTDTALLGVGTAVTATSYSQPEVLDAFGITDPKVRSVFLNSAIERRNLTLPPQDAHGVRHSEEQGDLLDKHKALALEMGADALRSCLKEVGAELSDVRHLCCVTSTGLLTPGLSALLIRELGLDRHCSRSDIVGMGCNAGLNALGVVAGWSVAHPGELAVVLCVEACSAAYTVDGTMRTAVVNSLFGDGAAAVALRSDPDLTVRHDRTVAAPSVLKFASCVIPEAVDAMRYDWDREQSRFSFYLDPQIPYVVGAHAELVVDRLLADTGLRRSDIRHWLVHSGGKKVIDAVVVNLGLTRHDVRHTVGVLRDHGNVSSGSFLFSYERLLEEGVARPGDYGVLMTMGPGSTIETALIRW, encoded by the coding sequence ATGACCACCGACACCGCGCTCCTCGGGGTGGGCACGGCCGTCACGGCCACCTCGTACTCCCAGCCGGAAGTGCTCGACGCGTTCGGGATCACCGATCCCAAGGTGCGCTCCGTCTTCCTGAACAGCGCGATCGAGCGCCGCAACCTCACGCTGCCGCCCCAGGACGCCCACGGCGTACGGCACTCCGAGGAGCAGGGCGACCTGCTCGACAAGCACAAGGCGCTGGCCCTGGAGATGGGTGCCGACGCGCTGCGCTCCTGCCTCAAGGAGGTCGGGGCGGAACTCTCCGACGTGCGGCACCTGTGCTGCGTGACGTCCACCGGTCTGCTCACGCCCGGCCTCAGTGCCCTGCTGATCCGCGAGTTGGGCCTCGACCGGCACTGCTCCAGGAGCGACATCGTCGGCATGGGCTGCAACGCGGGACTCAACGCCCTCGGCGTGGTGGCCGGTTGGTCCGTGGCGCATCCGGGCGAGCTCGCCGTCGTCCTGTGCGTTGAGGCGTGCTCCGCCGCGTACACGGTGGACGGCACCATGCGTACGGCGGTCGTCAACAGCCTCTTCGGCGACGGGGCCGCGGCCGTGGCGCTGCGCTCGGACCCGGACCTGACGGTACGTCATGACCGCACGGTGGCCGCCCCTTCCGTCCTGAAGTTCGCCAGCTGCGTCATCCCCGAAGCGGTCGACGCCATGCGCTACGACTGGGACCGCGAGCAGAGCAGGTTCAGCTTCTACCTCGACCCGCAGATCCCCTACGTGGTGGGCGCGCACGCCGAGCTCGTGGTGGACCGGCTGCTCGCGGACACCGGGCTGCGCAGGAGCGACATCCGGCACTGGCTGGTCCACTCCGGCGGGAAGAAGGTCATCGACGCCGTCGTCGTGAACCTGGGTCTGACCAGGCACGACGTGCGGCACACGGTCGGCGTGCTGCGCGACCACGGGAACGTGTCCAGCGGCTCGTTCCTCTTCTCCTACGAACGACTCCTCGAAGAGGGTGTCGCCCGGCCCGGCGATTACGGAGTGCTCATGACCATGGGGCCGGGCTCCACGATCGAGACCGCACTGATTCGATGGTGA
- the dpgB gene encoding enoyl-CoA-hydratase DpgB, with amino-acid sequence MEPLHTLEIDGSAPLSPAAVKAVAALCDRIEDRAGRGLVVVRVAGAPAGDRPGGFDVTLVTKWERALRRLERLPAPTVAVADGVCGGTALDVFLAADLRVATPDTRLLVPRDTTATWPGMAAYRLVQLAGVAGARRAVLFGRPIEAAEALALGIADEIVDDPKDVLVAAAELTDGLSGQEVAIRRQLLFDAATTGFEDALGAHLAACDRTLRQGAAKEAAAS; translated from the coding sequence ATGGAACCCCTGCACACACTGGAGATCGACGGCTCCGCGCCGCTGTCGCCCGCCGCCGTCAAGGCCGTCGCGGCGCTCTGCGACCGGATCGAGGACCGGGCGGGCCGCGGCCTCGTGGTCGTCCGCGTCGCCGGAGCCCCGGCCGGGGACCGTCCCGGCGGGTTCGACGTCACCCTGGTCACCAAGTGGGAGCGCGCCCTGCGGCGCCTGGAACGACTGCCCGCGCCCACGGTCGCGGTGGCCGACGGGGTGTGCGGAGGGACCGCGCTCGACGTGTTCCTCGCCGCCGACCTGCGCGTGGCCACGCCGGACACCCGGCTGCTCGTGCCGCGCGACACCACCGCCACCTGGCCCGGCATGGCCGCCTACCGCCTGGTCCAGCTGGCAGGGGTGGCGGGGGCCCGCAGGGCCGTCCTCTTCGGCCGCCCGATCGAGGCGGCCGAGGCCCTCGCGCTCGGCATCGCCGACGAGATCGTCGACGACCCGAAGGACGTGCTCGTCGCCGCGGCCGAGCTGACCGACGGCCTCTCGGGACAAGAGGTCGCGATCCGGCGGCAGTTGCTGTTCGACGCCGCGACGACCGGCTTCGAGGACGCGCTCGGCGCACACCTGGCCGCCTGCGACCGCACCCTGCGCCAGGGCGCGGCGAAGGAGGCGGCGGCCTCATGA
- the dpgC gene encoding (3,5-dihydroxyphenyl)acetyl-CoA 1,2-dioxygenase DpgC, which translates to MTTVLPARRAHEDVVDAWTRLSAASGAVARAADLVASLPAPPARTRGQRAATAAAKDAARALRTRFMDVYADAVYDRLTADRTLDLRIAELLEAAAAELPGLVPDAARLAAERSRPQAAKEGDEIDQGIFLRAVLRSPTAGPHLLDAMLRPTPRALRLLPAFTRTGVVEMDAVRLERRDDGVARITLCRGDCLNAEDSAQVDDMETAVDLALLDPAVRVGLLRGGEMSHPRYRGRRVFSAGINLKSLSSGDIPLVGFLLRRELGYLHKIVRGVLADHPGQWHSPRVEKPWVAAVDGFAIGGGTQVLLVCDHVLAASDAYLSLPAAKEGIIPGVANFRFTRYVGPRPARQVILEGRRIRASEPDARLLVDEVVEPEEMDAAVERSLRRLDGEAVLANRRMLNLAEEPPDAFRAYMAEFALQQALRIYGQDVIAKVGRFGAGPGGSDRVAPGGG; encoded by the coding sequence ATGACGACGGTGCTGCCCGCGCGGCGCGCCCACGAGGACGTCGTCGACGCCTGGACGCGGCTCTCCGCCGCGTCCGGCGCGGTCGCGCGCGCCGCGGACCTGGTGGCGTCGCTGCCCGCCCCGCCCGCGCGCACGCGCGGGCAGCGGGCCGCGACGGCCGCCGCCAAGGACGCGGCCCGCGCGCTGCGCACCCGCTTCATGGACGTGTACGCCGACGCGGTGTACGACCGGCTCACCGCGGACCGCACCCTCGATCTGCGCATCGCCGAACTCCTCGAAGCGGCGGCGGCCGAACTCCCGGGACTGGTACCGGACGCCGCGCGCCTGGCGGCCGAACGGAGCAGGCCCCAGGCCGCCAAGGAGGGCGACGAGATCGACCAGGGCATCTTCCTGCGCGCGGTGCTCCGCTCGCCGACCGCGGGCCCGCACCTGCTCGACGCCATGCTCCGGCCCACCCCACGGGCGCTGCGGCTGCTGCCCGCTTTCACCAGGACCGGTGTGGTGGAGATGGACGCCGTACGTCTGGAGCGCCGCGACGACGGCGTCGCCAGGATCACCCTGTGCCGGGGCGACTGCCTCAACGCCGAGGACAGCGCACAGGTCGACGACATGGAGACCGCCGTCGACCTGGCCCTGCTCGACCCGGCCGTACGCGTGGGACTGCTGCGCGGCGGCGAGATGAGCCATCCGCGCTACCGGGGCAGGCGCGTGTTCAGCGCGGGCATCAACCTCAAGAGCCTCAGCTCCGGCGACATCCCGCTGGTCGGCTTCCTGCTCCGCCGTGAACTCGGCTACCTCCACAAGATCGTCCGCGGTGTGCTCGCCGACCACCCCGGACAGTGGCACTCGCCCCGCGTCGAGAAGCCGTGGGTCGCCGCCGTGGACGGCTTCGCGATCGGGGGAGGCACCCAGGTGCTCCTGGTCTGCGACCACGTACTCGCCGCGTCCGACGCCTACTTGAGCCTGCCCGCGGCGAAGGAGGGCATCATCCCCGGCGTCGCCAACTTCCGGTTCACGCGCTACGTCGGCCCGCGCCCGGCCCGCCAGGTCATCCTGGAGGGCCGCCGGATCCGCGCGAGCGAACCCGACGCGCGGCTGCTCGTCGACGAGGTCGTGGAGCCCGAGGAGATGGACGCCGCCGTGGAGCGGAGCCTGCGGCGCCTCGACGGCGAAGCGGTCCTCGCCAACCGCCGGATGCTGAACCTCGCCGAGGAGCCGCCCGACGCGTTTCGCGCGTACATGGCGGAGTTCGCGCTCCAGCAGGCGCTGCGGATCTACGGCCAGGACGTGATCGCCAAGGTCGGCAGGTTCGGCGCCGGGCCGGGCGGATCCGACCGGGTCGCGCCCGGCGGCGGGTGA
- a CDS encoding alpha/beta fold hydrolase: protein MPIATRDGISLGYEEYGTGEPVVMVTGTGAPGRMWRTHQVPALTAAGHRVITLDNRGIPPSDPCPEGFTLADMAADVARLIEHVGAGPCRVVGYSLGALAVQELLLARPGLVRQAVLMATSGRTDALTAAMTAADLELSDGDGKLPTRFAAYVKALQNLSPRTLNDEERLRDWLAVFEMSAVDPAGARGQLGLQLIPDRRPAYRRITTPCLVIGFQDDLVVRPHLSREVARSIPGSSYAEIPGCGHYGYLENPAAVNSAIVDFFSGGRLDGLVAPHKPRLA, encoded by the coding sequence ATGCCGATCGCCACGCGCGACGGGATCAGCCTCGGCTACGAGGAGTACGGCACCGGCGAGCCGGTCGTCATGGTGACCGGCACCGGCGCGCCCGGACGGATGTGGCGCACCCACCAGGTGCCCGCCCTCACCGCGGCGGGACACCGGGTGATCACCCTGGACAACCGGGGGATCCCGCCGAGCGACCCCTGCCCCGAGGGCTTCACCCTCGCCGACATGGCGGCGGACGTGGCCAGGCTCATCGAGCACGTGGGCGCGGGCCCCTGCCGGGTGGTCGGCTACTCGCTGGGCGCGCTCGCCGTCCAGGAACTCCTGCTGGCCCGCCCCGGCCTCGTACGCCAGGCCGTCCTGATGGCCACCAGCGGACGTACCGACGCGCTGACCGCCGCGATGACGGCCGCCGACCTCGAACTCAGCGACGGCGACGGCAAGTTGCCGACCCGCTTCGCCGCCTACGTGAAGGCCCTGCAGAACCTCTCGCCGCGCACCCTCAACGACGAGGAGCGACTGCGCGACTGGCTCGCCGTCTTCGAGATGTCGGCCGTGGACCCGGCGGGCGCGCGCGGGCAGCTCGGCCTCCAGCTCATCCCCGACCGCCGTCCCGCCTACCGGCGCATCACCACACCGTGCCTCGTCATCGGATTCCAGGACGACCTGGTGGTGCGCCCGCACCTGTCCCGCGAGGTCGCGCGCTCCATTCCCGGCAGTTCCTATGCCGAGATCCCGGGATGCGGCCACTACGGATATCTGGAGAACCCGGCAGCGGTGAATTCCGCGATCGTCGATTTCTTCTCCGGGGGCCGCCTGGACGGCCTTGTCGCTCCTCATAAGCCCCGGCTAGCGTGA
- a CDS encoding MbtH family protein, which translates to MPNPFDDENGTFLVLVNDENQHSLWPSFAEVPAGWKAVFGEDTRTACLDYIEEHWTDMRPKSLIEEMDKYEAAS; encoded by the coding sequence ATGCCGAACCCGTTCGACGACGAAAACGGCACCTTCCTCGTTCTCGTCAACGACGAGAACCAGCACTCGCTGTGGCCCTCCTTCGCCGAGGTGCCCGCCGGTTGGAAGGCCGTCTTCGGAGAGGACACCCGGACGGCCTGCCTCGACTACATCGAGGAGCACTGGACGGACATGCGCCCCAAGAGCCTCATCGAGGAAATGGACAAGTACGAAGCCGCCAGCTAG